Proteins from a single region of Aureibacter tunicatorum:
- a CDS encoding alpha/beta hydrolase-fold protein: protein MRCVNIIFLLAMSFGMYACGGSKNSSDEMKNVTFTIESPDLDANKEVYISGSLEELGYWSPNQVKLSYVGGHKWSIDLMLPEDEAVEYKFTLGSWENEGADANGLPLPNFYLNSFEDSVANHSIYFWKDGDIEPQGQITGHVEYMKNVEGEGILPRDVIIWLPEDYDEHQSKKYPVLYMHDGQNIIDPKTSSFGVDWQVDETVTDLISKEELKSVIVVGVYNTVNRTDEYTPGEKGTAYMEFMAHKLKPMIDKKFRTLQDRKNTYIGGSSAGGIMAFMLAWEYPDIYSGAICMSPAFKIEQIDYVKDVKSFTGEKKPLKLYIDNGGKGLEIKLQPGIDEMMSALAGKGYVIGDDLMYVIDPEAEHFESAWAERMPKALKFVVGK from the coding sequence ATGAGATGTGTTAATATAATTTTTTTGCTGGCAATGTCTTTTGGCATGTATGCTTGTGGTGGTTCAAAAAATTCCTCCGATGAAATGAAAAATGTCACTTTTACAATTGAATCTCCTGATTTGGATGCGAACAAAGAGGTTTATATTTCAGGGAGTTTGGAGGAATTGGGTTATTGGAGCCCTAATCAAGTGAAGTTAAGTTATGTCGGAGGTCATAAATGGAGCATTGATTTGATGTTGCCTGAGGATGAAGCTGTGGAATATAAGTTTACGTTGGGGAGCTGGGAAAATGAGGGAGCTGACGCGAACGGGTTGCCTTTGCCTAATTTTTACTTGAACTCCTTTGAGGATAGTGTGGCAAATCATTCGATTTATTTTTGGAAAGATGGAGATATTGAACCTCAAGGACAGATCACTGGACATGTGGAGTATATGAAAAATGTGGAAGGGGAAGGCATTTTGCCGCGTGATGTGATTATTTGGTTGCCTGAGGACTATGATGAGCATCAATCAAAGAAATATCCAGTGCTTTATATGCATGATGGGCAGAATATCATTGATCCCAAGACTTCGTCATTTGGCGTGGACTGGCAGGTGGATGAAACCGTAACGGACCTGATATCCAAAGAGGAGCTGAAATCAGTTATTGTGGTTGGGGTTTACAATACTGTGAATCGAACGGATGAATATACCCCGGGTGAAAAAGGAACTGCGTATATGGAGTTTATGGCTCACAAACTTAAGCCGATGATTGACAAGAAGTTTAGAACGCTGCAAGATCGTAAAAATACTTATATTGGAGGCTCTTCTGCTGGTGGAATTATGGCTTTTATGTTGGCATGGGAGTATCCGGATATTTATTCAGGTGCTATTTGCATGTCGCCTGCGTTTAAAATCGAGCAAATTGATTATGTGAAAGACGTTAAGTCTTTTACGGGAGAAAAAAAGCCATTGAAGCTCTATATTGACAATGGAGGCAAAGGCTTGGAAATAAAGTTGCAGCCTGGTATTGATGAAATGATGTCAGCCCTTGCAGGAAAAGGTTATGTGATAGGAGACGATTTGATGTACGTTATAGATCCAGAAGCTGAGCATTTCGAGTCCGCTTGGGCGGAACGCATGCCGAAAGCCTTGAAGTTCGTGGTTGGAAAGTAG
- the corA gene encoding magnesium/cobalt transporter CorA, whose protein sequence is MKRLNRKKVDRSTPVYTGSLVEEPVGIQTFRFNQDSLVEKKNVSTVAKLNFKSQDEICWLNVHGLNKPEVIERICKNAGVHQLVIQDILDVNQRPKFQEFEGYWFMSIKSVLPSDVSVVDIEQVSFVLSKNYVFSFQEKKADYFSHIRQRLRDNVGLVRQRGTDYLFYLMLEAILDNYFKTLSDIEEAVDAFDFINSQEKFTPELLEDIEKLKLKVSNIKKTILPIKDFMNSFKRLEFDLIEKRSGKYFWELRDLCLSLIDQCDQLTMNLESNVNLFFSVQGHRMNQVMKVLTMVATLFIPLTFLVGVYGMNFTHIPGLTWRWSYLSIWIVMLVIVGAMLAYFRRKHWF, encoded by the coding sequence ATGAAGAGGTTGAACAGAAAGAAAGTTGACAGATCGACTCCTGTATATACAGGAAGTTTGGTGGAAGAACCTGTTGGTATTCAAACTTTTCGCTTCAATCAAGATAGCTTGGTGGAAAAAAAGAATGTGTCAACAGTTGCAAAACTTAACTTTAAGTCTCAAGATGAGATCTGTTGGCTCAATGTTCATGGCCTTAACAAGCCTGAAGTTATAGAGCGTATTTGTAAAAATGCAGGTGTGCATCAGCTTGTGATTCAAGATATTTTGGATGTGAACCAAAGACCGAAGTTTCAGGAATTTGAAGGGTATTGGTTTATGTCGATCAAATCGGTTTTGCCTTCCGACGTTTCTGTAGTGGATATAGAACAAGTAAGTTTTGTTCTTTCGAAAAATTATGTGTTTTCGTTTCAGGAGAAAAAGGCCGATTACTTCAGCCATATCAGACAGAGACTCAGAGATAATGTTGGCTTGGTAAGACAGAGAGGGACTGATTATCTTTTTTATTTGATGTTGGAGGCAATTTTAGATAACTATTTCAAAACTCTAAGCGATATAGAAGAAGCTGTCGATGCATTTGACTTTATCAATTCCCAAGAGAAGTTCACTCCGGAGCTCTTGGAAGATATTGAAAAACTCAAATTGAAGGTTTCGAATATCAAGAAAACCATTCTCCCAATCAAAGACTTCATGAATTCGTTCAAAAGGCTTGAGTTTGATTTGATTGAGAAAAGAAGTGGAAAGTATTTTTGGGAATTGAGAGACTTGTGTTTGTCATTAATTGATCAATGCGATCAATTGACAATGAATTTGGAAAGCAATGTGAATTTGTTCTTTTCAGTTCAGGGACACAGAATGAATCAAGTTATGAAGGTTTTGACAATGGTTGCGACCTTGTTTATTCCTTTGACGTTTCTTGTTGGCGTGTATGGAATGAATTTTACTCATATTCCCGGATTGACTTGGAGGTGGAGCTACTTGTCGATTTGGATTGTGATGCTTGTGATAGTGGGGGCCATGCTAGCATATTTTAGAAGGAAGCACTGGTTTTGA
- a CDS encoding RNA polymerase sigma-70 factor → MSLEKNKQTVELKDFKQIFDQYYAPIRNFVYYKIKDMDAAEDIAQEVFVKAWEKRDELRMETVKSYLYTIANNLSINHAKHGNVVMNFINKFTHRSNAESPEYIMELKEFDQRLQNAISGLPEKSRTVFLMNRIDKQTYSEIAVSLDISVKAVEKRMSKALAMLKEKLNVKI, encoded by the coding sequence GTGTCTTTGGAAAAAAACAAACAAACAGTTGAGCTGAAAGACTTCAAGCAGATATTTGATCAATACTATGCGCCAATCAGGAATTTTGTTTACTACAAAATCAAGGACATGGATGCCGCTGAGGATATTGCGCAGGAAGTTTTTGTCAAAGCTTGGGAAAAAAGGGACGAGTTGAGAATGGAGACGGTCAAAAGCTATCTTTACACTATCGCCAACAACCTTTCGATTAATCATGCGAAGCATGGAAATGTGGTTATGAATTTCATCAACAAATTCACGCACAGATCCAATGCGGAGTCGCCCGAGTATATCATGGAGCTTAAGGAATTTGATCAAAGGCTGCAAAATGCCATTTCAGGTTTGCCGGAAAAAAGCCGTACTGTGTTTCTGATGAACAGAATCGACAAACAGACTTACAGTGAAATCGCTGTCAGCCTGGATATAAGCGTAAAGGCTGTCGAAAAAAGGATGAGCAAAGCTTTGGCTATGCTTAAGGAAAAGTTGAACGTCAAAATTTAG
- a CDS encoding TonB-dependent receptor — protein sequence MKSIITKSASTVDRVRRTVFIIFFTLLLSLHGYAQNQALESLSLSGKFHNQSLISVLNELHQDKGINFAYNDDRLEGIIIDKDIPKTNLENFLYTLLENTDLTFLIIDDTIIIKDSSLGPFKINGKVVEASSQEALPFATLYLADKSEGTTTNQDGFFSFAGVPNDTATFFVKYVGYKTEKVRLNPGKVKQFLVVPLEKESRVLNEIVVNDVADVILENTPVVGLQNISAPQLEVLPTLAGGDVFRSMQYLPGVDATNNSGGGLSIRGSLPDQCLVLYDGATIYNMDHFFGLFSAFNPEAIKNIQIMKGGFDAKYGGRVAGVINMSGKSGNAYEPHASIGMNFLNAHGVFESPLGKKATVFVAARRTYSDLINNPTFDKILEESGRFDDNTRIEGNDVTNNYDYYFYDIMGKVTYRPSSKDMISFSTYTTTDKYNSQQLITNDTIRFFEESSSQIKWRNIGLSGQWGRQWTPNYYSHLIFSYSSYFNKLDHSYALDLDNEVIDQEDIALSFSQDNSVRSRNMKFDNEYTFNDKHRLDFGIEIENINIFLHQEFITSNVRNDDIDNLISLYVKDTYTPNEKLSLTYGLRTMYSENIKRNYYDPRFSFSYLFNKKLRLKGAWGIYHQAISRGIREVFYSNNPDFWVLSNGMDIPVSNSTHYMLGLNYQWKGFDFDMEAYYKDTRNLLEYVPRTINSIPQEGIPYDYLYFVGDNTVKGIDFTVKKDLGLYSGWLTYTLSEVLSKIPELNEGKPFPAQQDQRHQFKSVNIFKIKNFDIGLTWIYSSGKPYTEPKISYRLHDVDEMNIEFIDLSEVNNRRLPAYHRLDMSIAYEFGMGKKTKAVIGVELYNIYNRRNILFREFRYDEISPYEVEKKQYDRTSISFTPSLFFKVSF from the coding sequence TTGAAATCAATAATAACAAAGTCCGCATCTACCGTTGACAGAGTGAGAAGAACCGTATTCATTATATTTTTTACGCTTTTATTAAGCCTTCATGGCTATGCTCAAAATCAAGCTTTGGAAAGTTTATCACTGTCTGGTAAATTCCATAACCAAAGCTTGATCAGTGTACTTAATGAGTTGCATCAGGACAAAGGAATAAATTTTGCCTACAATGACGACCGGCTGGAAGGTATAATAATCGATAAAGACATTCCAAAAACCAATTTGGAGAACTTTTTATACACACTGCTTGAAAACACAGATCTAACATTCCTCATCATCGATGATACGATTATCATCAAAGACAGCTCATTAGGTCCTTTCAAAATCAATGGAAAAGTGGTTGAAGCCTCCAGTCAAGAAGCTTTGCCATTTGCGACTTTATACCTTGCTGATAAAAGCGAAGGAACGACTACAAATCAAGATGGCTTCTTTTCCTTCGCAGGAGTGCCGAATGACACCGCTACTTTTTTTGTGAAATACGTTGGATATAAAACTGAAAAAGTAAGGCTGAACCCCGGAAAAGTGAAACAGTTCTTAGTCGTTCCTTTGGAAAAAGAATCTCGTGTTCTCAATGAAATCGTTGTCAATGATGTCGCCGATGTGATCTTGGAAAACACGCCTGTTGTTGGGCTGCAAAACATTAGCGCCCCGCAACTTGAAGTGTTGCCAACCTTGGCTGGAGGAGACGTATTCAGAAGCATGCAATATTTGCCGGGAGTCGACGCTACTAACAACTCCGGAGGAGGCTTGTCGATCAGAGGCAGTCTGCCAGACCAGTGCCTTGTACTGTATGATGGGGCTACCATCTACAATATGGATCACTTCTTCGGGTTATTCAGCGCATTCAATCCCGAAGCGATCAAAAACATCCAAATCATGAAAGGAGGGTTCGATGCAAAATATGGAGGAAGAGTAGCCGGAGTAATCAATATGTCAGGAAAAAGCGGCAATGCTTACGAACCTCACGCATCCATCGGCATGAACTTCCTCAATGCTCATGGAGTCTTCGAATCCCCATTAGGCAAAAAGGCGACAGTCTTTGTAGCTGCCCGTCGCACATATTCTGATTTGATAAACAATCCCACATTCGACAAAATCCTTGAAGAAAGCGGAAGGTTTGATGACAATACGAGAATTGAAGGAAATGATGTGACCAACAATTACGACTATTACTTTTATGACATCATGGGAAAGGTAACATATAGGCCTAGCTCCAAAGACATGATATCATTCAGCACATACACTACCACAGACAAATACAACTCGCAACAACTTATTACCAACGACACCATTCGTTTTTTTGAGGAATCCAGTTCTCAAATAAAATGGAGAAATATTGGCTTAAGCGGGCAATGGGGAAGGCAATGGACGCCAAACTATTACTCTCACCTCATATTTTCATACTCTTCATATTTCAATAAACTAGATCATTCATACGCTCTTGATTTAGACAATGAAGTTATCGATCAAGAAGACATCGCTTTGTCTTTCTCTCAAGACAATTCTGTCAGGTCAAGAAACATGAAGTTTGACAATGAATACACATTCAACGACAAACACCGATTGGATTTTGGAATAGAGATAGAAAATATCAATATATTTCTTCATCAAGAATTCATTACTTCAAATGTTAGAAATGATGATATAGACAACTTAATAAGTTTATACGTCAAAGATACTTACACTCCAAATGAAAAGCTTAGCTTGACTTATGGCCTGAGAACCATGTATTCTGAAAACATCAAAAGAAACTATTATGATCCAAGGTTTTCATTTTCCTATCTTTTCAACAAAAAGCTAAGACTTAAAGGAGCTTGGGGCATATATCATCAAGCGATATCAAGAGGTATCAGGGAAGTGTTTTATTCCAACAACCCTGACTTTTGGGTGCTGTCCAATGGCATGGATATTCCTGTATCCAATTCCACACACTATATGCTGGGGCTTAACTACCAATGGAAAGGCTTCGACTTCGATATGGAAGCGTACTACAAAGATACTCGCAACTTGCTTGAATACGTGCCCAGAACGATCAACTCTATACCACAAGAAGGCATTCCATACGATTACCTCTATTTTGTTGGCGACAATACTGTCAAAGGAATTGACTTTACTGTAAAAAAGGATCTAGGACTATACAGCGGATGGCTTACGTATACGCTTTCTGAGGTATTATCCAAAATACCCGAGCTCAATGAAGGAAAACCTTTTCCCGCTCAACAGGATCAACGACACCAGTTCAAATCCGTCAATATTTTCAAAATCAAGAATTTTGACATTGGCCTGACATGGATTTATTCTTCAGGCAAACCTTATACAGAGCCTAAAATAAGCTATAGGCTTCATGATGTAGACGAAATGAATATCGAGTTCATTGATCTTTCAGAAGTTAATAACAGAAGATTGCCTGCCTACCACCGACTGGACATGTCGATCGCTTACGAATTTGGAATGGGTAAAAAGACCAAGGCTGTTATAGGCGTTGAACTGTATAACATTTATAATCGTAGAAATATACTCTTCAGAGAGTTCAGATATGACGAAATTTCTCCTTACGAGGTGGAAAAAAAGCAATACGACAGAACTTCCATATCTTTCACTCCGAGCTTATTTTTCAAAGTTAGTTTTTAA
- a CDS encoding DUF4249 family protein, which yields MKFQTWLLFLIITSLFTACLPKQDEASIDYVVEAYLRANGPIENILLYKVTGNDRQTVVSNAQVLLTIDDQTLRLKYSTDKGYYFPDSTVLVEHSKSYHLKMLVDERVIESTTIVPEVIIAPFRMPKVISIPDDSTATGLLNRRLATFKWSNIDKEYYLGNLKYMENKPDPLPYKGSRLASLAERLSVVNLPTTADTIPLIGADFTDYGRYQFILYKINDEYVEVFDGNSLVSLSTTSNIENALGIFTATSSDTFFLNVVRKNVVLR from the coding sequence ATGAAATTTCAAACTTGGCTTTTATTTCTGATTATAACATCGCTTTTCACAGCTTGTCTTCCCAAACAAGACGAAGCCTCCATAGATTACGTCGTTGAAGCTTATTTACGCGCAAATGGACCTATTGAAAATATTCTGCTTTACAAAGTCACTGGAAATGATCGACAAACTGTAGTTTCCAATGCGCAAGTTCTATTAACTATAGACGACCAAACCCTGCGTTTGAAATACTCTACAGACAAAGGGTATTATTTTCCCGATTCGACAGTGCTCGTCGAGCACTCAAAAAGCTATCATCTAAAAATGCTTGTTGACGAGCGTGTAATAGAAAGCACCACAATAGTTCCCGAAGTTATCATAGCTCCTTTTCGAATGCCCAAAGTCATCAGTATACCGGATGACTCTACAGCGACAGGACTGCTTAACCGTAGACTAGCTACTTTTAAATGGAGCAATATCGACAAAGAATACTATCTAGGAAATCTGAAATATATGGAAAACAAGCCTGATCCGCTGCCGTACAAAGGAAGCCGACTTGCGTCTCTTGCCGAAAGACTTTCCGTTGTCAATCTCCCCACGACTGCTGACACCATTCCACTTATAGGAGCAGACTTTACGGATTACGGAAGATATCAATTCATTCTGTATAAGATAAATGATGAGTATGTAGAAGTGTTCGACGGCAACAGCTTGGTTTCCTTATCCACCACATCCAATATTGAAAACGCACTCGGAATTTTCACCGCAACCTCTTCAGATACTTTTTTCTTAAATGTTGTTAGAAAAAATGTCGTTTTAAGGTAG
- a CDS encoding methyltransferase family protein: MLTVPVIRDVLLFLSFVFLFYLALKKDQNSRINWAMFFSSLWIASTLPLFNIISVDYGLWSFAEHENTVIQMPWDLYFVWIVLWGVMPVYFLRGNYMHIVSGVLFWIDFVLMPMLQSEGLLTLHEYWWLGDLLLIILVFLPGYLWARIFIYRKLVWLRALMQMFVMGIFLFLTIPFCINIYFPFQPDYFHSDSLTTQLSFMISLPSLIAVLDLVQKGKGTPFPYDQTNNLVRNGVYAYIKNPIQWSFTFIFIPISIYYDNYWILIGTLISIFYVIGVSNHQEHEDMFVRFGKEWDDYNNSVPSWIFLWKPEHYPVGKIYFQKGCNPCEGVHSWFKEKETVNLEVDYEDNYHKKIAQVTYVDYLGNEYRSVDAIAHAFEHINLAWASLGWFMRLPVIHELLQVIVDGVGFNEAPCEIENGVRKQKT; encoded by the coding sequence ATGTTGACAGTTCCTGTTATTCGAGATGTCTTATTGTTCTTGTCTTTTGTATTTCTATTTTATTTAGCTCTGAAAAAGGATCAAAATAGCAGAATCAATTGGGCAATGTTTTTTTCAAGCCTTTGGATTGCTTCGACTTTACCTTTATTTAATATCATCAGTGTGGATTATGGGCTCTGGAGTTTTGCGGAGCACGAAAACACTGTCATTCAAATGCCTTGGGATTTATACTTTGTATGGATTGTTTTGTGGGGAGTGATGCCAGTTTATTTTTTACGGGGAAATTACATGCATATAGTCTCAGGAGTATTGTTTTGGATTGATTTCGTCTTGATGCCTATGCTTCAATCAGAAGGTTTATTAACATTGCATGAATATTGGTGGTTGGGAGATCTGTTGCTTATAATTTTAGTTTTTTTGCCGGGATATCTATGGGCGAGGATTTTTATTTATCGCAAATTGGTGTGGTTGAGAGCCTTGATGCAAATGTTTGTAATGGGGATCTTTTTATTTTTGACAATTCCATTTTGCATTAATATCTATTTCCCTTTTCAGCCGGATTATTTTCATTCCGACAGTTTGACGACTCAGTTGTCTTTCATGATTAGTCTGCCTTCATTGATCGCAGTCTTGGATTTGGTTCAAAAAGGCAAAGGAACTCCATTTCCATATGACCAAACCAATAATTTAGTGAGAAATGGCGTGTATGCTTATATAAAGAACCCTATCCAATGGTCTTTCACATTTATATTCATACCTATCAGCATTTATTATGACAACTATTGGATATTGATAGGAACATTGATATCGATTTTTTATGTGATAGGTGTTTCTAATCATCAGGAGCATGAAGATATGTTCGTGAGGTTTGGAAAAGAGTGGGATGACTATAATAATAGTGTGCCATCGTGGATATTTTTATGGAAGCCGGAGCATTATCCTGTTGGTAAAATATATTTTCAAAAAGGTTGCAATCCATGCGAAGGAGTTCATTCTTGGTTTAAAGAAAAAGAGACTGTTAACCTTGAGGTTGATTATGAAGACAACTATCATAAGAAAATTGCTCAGGTCACATATGTTGATTATTTAGGCAATGAATATAGAAGCGTTGATGCTATTGCGCATGCTTTTGAGCATATCAACTTGGCTTGGGCTAGCTTAGGCTGGTTTATGCGATTGCCAGTGATTCATGAATTATTGCAGGTCATAGTAGATGGAGTTGGTTTTAATGAAGCACCCTGTGAAATTGAAAACGGTGTGAGAAAACAGAAGACATAA
- a CDS encoding FecR family protein: MKNISDEGRILQSASCWQVDANKSVDQAWSELASRLSQKNQSTSQPKGISRHIGSYKMLITGSIAALLCVAIGLFLFSQSNITKTVATADNEKSNIILPDGSFVMLDENTNIEFKFNKLTGKRKVNFEGEAYFRVEKGEEFEILTSKGIVSVLGTSFDVKSNNNSLEVTCHSGKVSVSDPKHGISSQTLTKNHKLTYAKKLHIEQTDLNTAFILNTVPYSQVFKIIEEEFGQEVDYPQRLKKLTFSGTLPVDNLENSLKVVCNTLGLQYLTEDVVKVY, from the coding sequence GTGAAAAATATAAGCGACGAAGGCAGGATTCTGCAATCCGCATCCTGCTGGCAGGTAGACGCAAACAAAAGCGTGGACCAAGCCTGGAGTGAACTGGCCTCCAGATTAAGCCAAAAAAATCAATCCACAAGCCAGCCCAAAGGTATTTCAAGGCATATTGGCAGCTATAAAATGCTCATCACTGGAAGCATTGCGGCTTTGCTTTGTGTTGCGATCGGGCTTTTCTTATTTAGCCAAAGCAATATTACCAAGACAGTGGCTACCGCCGATAACGAAAAAAGCAATATAATATTGCCGGACGGATCATTTGTCATGTTGGATGAAAATACCAATATCGAATTCAAATTCAATAAATTGACAGGAAAGAGAAAAGTCAATTTTGAAGGAGAAGCGTATTTTAGAGTTGAGAAAGGCGAAGAATTCGAAATCCTTACCTCCAAGGGAATCGTATCCGTGCTCGGAACTTCATTTGATGTCAAATCAAACAACAATTCACTTGAAGTCACATGCCACTCAGGCAAAGTTTCTGTGAGCGATCCGAAACATGGCATTTCATCTCAAACTCTTACCAAAAACCATAAACTAACATATGCAAAAAAATTACATATAGAGCAAACAGATCTCAATACAGCATTTATTTTGAACACAGTGCCATACTCTCAAGTCTTCAAGATCATTGAAGAAGAATTTGGCCAAGAGGTAGATTATCCTCAACGTTTGAAAAAGCTGACTTTCTCAGGCACTTTGCCTGTTGACAATCTTGAGAACTCACTCAAGGTAGTCTGCAACACACTAGGTCTTCAATACCTAACGGAAGATGTCGTAAAGGTTTACTAA
- a CDS encoding transcriptional regulator: MKYEEAKEKYIQAWGALGSSWGVNRTMAQIHALLMVSTEPLSAEEIMEDLKISRGNTNMNVRALIDWGLASKVLKPGERKEFFTTDKDPWKLAVQVAKERRKRELDPILQILNEVQEVEPIDEKSKHFKEMTKELNGFAKQADSFLDMFIKAENKWWTKFIMKIKG; the protein is encoded by the coding sequence ATGAAATATGAAGAAGCTAAGGAAAAATATATTCAAGCTTGGGGCGCATTGGGTTCAAGCTGGGGAGTAAACCGGACCATGGCGCAAATTCACGCCTTGTTGATGGTGTCTACAGAGCCGCTTAGCGCTGAAGAAATCATGGAGGACTTGAAGATCTCAAGAGGCAATACGAACATGAATGTCAGGGCGCTCATTGATTGGGGCTTGGCAAGCAAAGTATTGAAGCCGGGCGAAAGGAAGGAGTTTTTCACTACTGATAAAGATCCTTGGAAGTTGGCTGTTCAAGTTGCCAAAGAACGACGAAAGAGGGAGCTGGATCCAATTCTTCAAATACTTAATGAAGTTCAGGAAGTGGAGCCGATTGACGAGAAATCCAAGCATTTTAAGGAAATGACCAAAGAGCTGAATGGTTTTGCCAAACAAGCGGATTCCTTTTTGGACATGTTCATAAAAGCTGAAAATAAATGGTGGACAAAGTTTATCATGAAAATCAAAGGGTAA
- a CDS encoding FecR family protein, with amino-acid sequence MSKALQDIDKFNRSLLEGELNESDIKNSSSSHYSETDMELINNIIKTSETLDIPEQAKSTKNAWEDLLCKIDTETSIEDINNEITEDSKLSDLVEESLENLDVPSAKTTNEAWNEFLNTIGESEESDTQNTNASSEAKVVSLHSTTEQTKKKSNNMLTWGLTMAAAIALVAVSVFVFNNYNQNNDQFYATLKGEKYTMFLPDSSKVIINANSRIAYNQKTWDKERNVKLSGEAIFEVKKGSAFTVSSDLGSVSVLGTKFDVNSRDSIFEVECYSGKVKVKSKGDEKILTKGKATQLHDGKLAEAFDINIEKSSAWVNGNFYFQSESLNKVINVIENQFNVTVSTDVSTGQLYTGHFTDKNLEQALDLVCIPMGLRFEINNNKVRIYR; translated from the coding sequence ATGAGCAAAGCTTTACAAGATATTGACAAGTTTAATCGATCCCTTTTAGAAGGCGAGCTTAACGAAAGCGATATAAAGAACAGCTCCTCCAGTCACTATAGCGAAACGGATATGGAGCTCATCAACAATATTATCAAAACTTCCGAGACGCTCGATATACCTGAACAAGCCAAATCAACTAAAAATGCTTGGGAAGACCTCTTGTGCAAAATTGATACTGAAACATCCATAGAAGATATCAATAACGAAATAACTGAAGACAGCAAGCTTTCAGACTTGGTGGAAGAAAGCCTTGAAAATCTTGATGTGCCTTCTGCAAAGACCACAAATGAAGCTTGGAACGAGTTTTTAAATACAATTGGGGAAAGTGAAGAGTCTGATACTCAAAATACAAACGCTTCCAGTGAAGCTAAAGTAGTAAGCCTGCACTCAACTACGGAACAAACTAAGAAAAAAAGCAATAATATGCTTACTTGGGGGCTAACCATGGCTGCTGCTATAGCTTTAGTCGCTGTTTCTGTCTTTGTATTCAATAATTACAATCAAAATAACGATCAGTTTTACGCGACACTTAAGGGGGAAAAGTACACCATGTTTCTTCCCGACAGCTCTAAAGTCATAATAAATGCGAACTCTAGAATCGCATACAACCAAAAAACTTGGGACAAGGAACGAAATGTCAAGCTTTCCGGCGAGGCTATTTTCGAAGTAAAAAAAGGAAGCGCTTTTACAGTAAGCTCCGACCTAGGTAGTGTAAGTGTGTTGGGAACCAAATTTGACGTGAACTCAAGAGACTCAATATTCGAAGTGGAGTGCTATTCTGGAAAAGTCAAAGTCAAGTCCAAAGGCGATGAAAAAATTCTCACCAAAGGAAAAGCGACACAACTTCATGACGGCAAGCTTGCTGAAGCATTTGACATTAATATTGAAAAAAGTTCCGCATGGGTAAATGGAAACTTCTATTTCCAATCGGAATCATTGAACAAAGTCATCAATGTCATTGAAAATCAATTTAATGTAACCGTTTCGACCGATGTGAGCACTGGCCAACTTTACACTGGCCATTTTACTGATAAAAACTTAGAGCAAGCATTGGATTTAGTTTGCATCCCTATGGGACTTAGATTTGAAATCAATAATAACAAAGTCCGCATCTACCGTTGA